From Abiotrophia defectiva ATCC 49176:
TTACAATGACTGCTAGGATAGTGATTAACATCGTTTTACCTCTTTTCATTTCTTGTTTTTTCATGACTTTATCCTCCTAACGCCAGAATGAATATATATTATATTCATTCATTTTGCGGTGAAATAAAGAGCTACTCTTTATTTCAAGACTCCTTTAACGAAATTAGTTGCCAATATTTCAAGCGTTCTACTTAAATCTGGCACATCTTGTTCTGTAATTTGCATATCCATGTAATAGAATAAGTTGTAGACACGTAAAATATCCTGAATTTTATCTTGCGAGTAACCTTCTGCTAACATTCGACTGGTAAAAGTTTCGACTAAAAAATTGTGGAAAGGATTTGAGACTTTGCCTTCTTGGGAGGAATAATATCCATGTAATTCATCTGCGATTGCAGGATTATACCACTCCTTAAGGATTTTATTGGAAGAAACCAAGGAACGTGATCGGCCAAAAATTTGGCTAACTAGTTCAACCATGTCCATTTGCCAATCAATTTCTTCAATCATAGCTTGACGAGCGCGATTGTTCTCATCGATGTAGATATCCAAAAAAATGGCTTCTTTACTGTCATAATAGTTATAAAAAGAGCCGACTGCCATACTGGCCTGCTTGGCAATTTCTGAAATTCCTGTCGCTTTGTAGCCCTTTTTAGAAAAGACTTCATAAGCGGCTAACTTTAGGGCTTGTTTTTTATCCACTGCTATCCTGCCTCCTTTTATATACATGAGTGAATATATTTTGTATTCATTCATATTCTATAATAGAAAATCTAGCTTGTCAATCATAATCCTCTCTCATAACAATTAAATCCTAGTACTTGTAGCACTAGGATTTAAATCACTCTATTAGTTTGACAAGATAAGTGCCGCAATCAATGGGCTAATAAAGACATAGAGCAAACCCGTCACACCAATTGCCAGACCGGCCATGGCGCCTGCGACTTGACCATATTTGAAGGCTGTCCCGGTCCCCACTGCGTGTCCCGTTCCGCCTAAGGCTAGCCCAACTGCTACATGATCTTCAATCTTCAAAACTTTTAAGACAACAGGCCCCAGAACGCTTGTCAAAATCCCAGTAGCCACTACAACCACTAAGGTCACGGTTGTCATGCCTTGCATCTTGTCGATAATCCCCACCGCCATAGCGGTTGTAACTGATTTAGGGAAAAGCGAAATTGCCAGGAAGAAATCCATACCAAAAAGCTTAGCAAGGAGTGCAGTAAATGTCGTATTAATTAACACCGCAATTGAAGTCCCTAAGAGAATACTGCGTATATGGTGTTTCATCAAGTGGAAGGTTTTATAAAGCGGAATACCCAAAGCTACTGTCGAAGGCACAATCAGAGTGTTAAGATAACTGCCTCCCACGTAATAAGCGTGATAAGGAATGCCGGTTAGCTTGAGTACTACAATAATTAAGATAGTTGCAATCAGAAGTGGCGTCGTCAATGGGTGAGGCCAACGTCGATTGAGTCGCATACCAAGATAGTAAGCTAGAATTGATAGTCCAAGACCAAATAAGGGATTTTCCCAAAAATTAGCAGTCACCTAGTTTACCTCCTCAGTAAAGTCATCCACAAAACGATCCTCGTAGTTGCCTTCATAGCGGTTCTTAACATAATTAACCACTAAAGCAATGACCACAATATTAAGTACAATAGCACCTACTATGATGAGCACAATTGGTCCTAGAAAAGGCGCAATGACCTCATAACGGTCCATAATCCCGACAGCAGCCGGTAGAAAGAGAATGGTCATATTAGCCAAGAGAAAGTTACCCACTGCATTGACATGACGCAAACGCAGGAGCTTAAATTCAAGGGCTAAAAATAGGAGGATTAAGCCTATAATAGAGCCGGGGATTGGTAATTGAAAATAAGTCGAAATCCCCTCCCCTATAAAGGCTAATAAGACAATAATCATGAACTGGACATAAAGTTTCACAATGAATCCCCCTCTTCTCACAATACAAGTTTACCCTTTTTCAGCCAGATTGCAAGCCAAAAAAGGATTGGCACTTAAGTCCAATCCTTCACCTGCTTAATGGGCGAGCTTACCTTGGTTAGCCACAGCAGACATTTTAGCTGCCAAGGCCTCTTGGTCACCTAGGTAATAATGTTTAATAGCCTGGAAGTTATCATCAAATTCATAAACAAGTGGCACACCTGTCGGAATATTCACTTCCATAATCTGATCTGAACTCAATTTATCAAAATACTTAACGAGCGCACGAAGTGAGTTACCGTGTGCTGCAATAATGATGCGCTGTCCTTCTGCCATTTGTGGCCGAATCACGGATTCAAAGTAAGGGACGACCCGCTCGATGGTAGTAGCTAGACTTTCCGCCAACGGCAGACTTTCCTCTGTAGGCACACGTCGGTATTGGTCTTGCAAACGCGGGTTACGGTCATCACTAGCTTCCAAGCTTGGTGGTAATACATCAAAAGAACGACGCCAGATTTTAACCTGCTCTTCGCCATATTTTTCTGCCGTCTCAACCTTATTCAAGCCTTGTAGGGCGCCATAATGGCGCTCATTTAACTGCCAAGCCTTATGAACTGGCAGCCAAGATCGGTCTAGCTCATTCAGAACAGCATCCAAAGTGTGAATGGCCCGTTTAAGATAACTCGTATAAGCCAAATCAAAGTCAAAGCCTGCTGCCTTGAGCTGGCGCCCTGCTTCATGTGCTTCTGCCAAACCTTTGTCGGTCAGTTCTACATCCGTCCAACCTGTAAAGAGGTTAAGCCGGTTCCACTCACTTTCGCCATGACGAATTAAAACTAATTGTTTCATAAAATCTCCTCCTAACATTGGTAGTAGCCATAATGGAATTTGGTATTAGGTCGTTTGATACGTGTCATACCTAAGTCTTCAAAAATGGGATCTTGATAGTGGGCTTTGACAACGACGCGGTGCCTTGCCACCCGCTTAGCCTGCTCTAAAGCTTCCTCGGTCAAGGGCTGTCGATTGGCTAAAAGACGAATACCATCTAAGTTCTTGGATTCTTCAATTCCCACCTTGAACATTGGATCAAAGTAGACACAGTCTATACTCTTATCTTTTGCTTGAGCAAGATAGGTTTGATAATCCTGACAGTAAGTCACCAAGTCTCTCATAGCCTGAGTAAAACGACTATCTTCCATAACAAATCGAGACAGCCCATCACTTACAATCAAATGCACCAAGGGATTAAACTCTAAGGCAGTGACCTGGTAGCCAAAATACTGCATCACCAGGCTGTCACTGGCCATCCCCATGGTGGCATCCAGGACACTAGCGCCAGTTGGACAAGCTAGGGCTTCCAACAAAGGGTCGCGGCCGTTAAGTGCCCTGAGCCAAGCAGTATTGGGATGGAAAAATAGTTTCTGACCCTCCGCATCATAGTAGATTAACTCATTCTTGTTAAGGACTAAGGCACCCTCTGCCTGGCAATAGATTTGCTTCATGGTACGCTTACCACGGTCCTGATAGATTCCACCGTATAGTTGGGCCAACTCCTGGGCGCGCTTTACTAAGCCTGGCTCTTTGTCAATAGCCGTTGTGACAATCAAGGTCATACCTCCACCTCTTCCTGACCTTGGTCTTGGGAGAAAAAGAGGGTGCGTAACTCATGCCAGGTCCATTGAACCCAGAAGTTGCAAATCGTCACGAAAAAAGCAAAGATAAGTAAGATCACAATTAAAGCCTGAATACCAAAGAGCCAAGTCTTAAAATCTGAAAAGTTAGTTAGTACTTGGACGCTTTCCCAAGACAAGGTTCTTCTAAGGCTAAGTCCAGGGGAGCTAGCAGAGGCCAGCAACCGAATATCCATCATATAAGCAATGGCGATAAAGCCTATTACAATCAGTAAGGCGATGATTTGGAGGACAGACTTTTCCTTAAAGCTCAAATAGTGTCGCTCGCGACTAGGAATTCGGGTTCGCTTCTTTTTATTCTTATTTTTTCTGTGGTTGGGTCGTTTTACCATGTCTTGCCCTCCTTTCTAGTTTTTCCCTTAATTGTCTGCCATATATCAAAGGCTAAATAGATTAGATGAGATGTCACCATATAAAAAATGAAAATAACAATTAGGACCGCTATAAGAGTCAATAGATAACTGAAAGATTCTGACTCAAGCATCTTTAAGTCCATTAGGCGGTTTACATCATCATGGAAAATAAAATGTACCTTCCTGACTGGAAGGGGCCAACGACTGAGATAGAAAGCCCAACTTATGACCAGGGTCAAGGCTATTGATAGCCAAAACATTGTCCATTCTCTGGAATTACGAGGAGTTTTGCGGTCTACAGGCCAACCAAACCTTACTGCCTTTTTTTGCTGCCTATTGCCCATAGCTGCCTTTACCCCTTTCCTCTTTACTTTAAGTCTAGCACTTTCAATCAGACTTTTCAATTCAAGCAACCCCCACATCATCTATAGAAAAGAGCCCCTTAAAACTAAGGGACTCTTTCTCTATATTTCATTAAATATCTAGGGCAAATCGACGTTCTAACTTGGCTTGAACCAAGGAATATGCCGTACAAATTAACCAATAGATGACTGCTACCAGGATATACATGGTCATGAAGTCATGTTCTGAGGCTCCCACTACTTTAGCCTTCTGGAATATCTCCGGCACACTAATAATGGCGGCAATCGAAGAGGACTTAACCAAATCTAGCATGACATTGGATAGTGGTGGAATGGCTAGTCGTGTAGCTTGAGGTATCACCACATATCGAAGTGATTGTCGGTAGCTCAGACCGACAGCAAAGGCTGCTTCCCATTGACCTTTTTCCACGCCTTCAATACCGGCACGAATAATTTCAGCCGTGTAGGCAGAAGCCGTAATGGACAGACCCAAAATGGCAGCCGTAAATGCCGACATGACAATCCCCATTAGTGGTAAGCCATAATAGATAAAGAACAAAGTAACTAGAAGTGGCACACCACGGAAAAAGGAAATATAGGCAATTGCAATAGCGCGTAAGCCACGCAAAGGCGCTAAACGTAAGAGTGCTAGGCAAAGTCCTCCAAGCGTGGCTAAGAGAAAACTAGCTAAAGACAAAGTCAGCGTATTGCCCAGACCTTGTAGTACTGTTGGCAGTCCTTTGAGCGCCAATTCTGGATTAAAAATATAGTGCCACTTGATAGTCAAGAGCCAATGGGTCATCTTAACGATCCACTTCCACTACAGGTAGATCTTTAAGCTTCTTGCCCCCGATTTCTTCCTTCTCAGTTGAGACATCTTCCCCTTCATAGAACTTCTTAGAAAGTTCTGCCAAGGAACCGTCTTTACGCATTTCTTCTAAGACTTGGTTGATTTTTTCTTGTAAGGTAACAGATTCCTTGTTAAGTACGAAGGCTGCCTTACTTGGGTTGTAGAAGACATTCCCTACCTTAGTCTTGAAGTCTGGGAAGAGCTTGTTGGCATTCTTAATGGCAATGGTTTGGACATAGTAATCATTTGGAATGAAGTCAGTCCGACCATTGTGAATGTCCGCAATGTATTGTTCCAAGGTCCCGTTGTCATAGGTGACAGCTTCCGCACCTTTTGCTTCAGCAATGGCCATGTATTTGGTAGTTGCTTCCCCTGCTGCCTTCTTACCTTTGAAATCATCCAAGGATTTAATGCCAGAGTCATCGGACTCACGAACTACGATAGAACCGAAGCTATATTTAATTGGTGTTGAGAAAAGGAATTCTTTTTCACGTTTAGGCGTGATGTCGTAGTCGTTGGCTACAATATCCGCTTGACCTGACTTAATGGCTGTTAACATGCCATCTGTGTTCATTTCCTTAAATTCGAGTTCAAGGTTTAATTTTTCAGCAACCTTGCGCAAGATTTCAATATCATAACCTGTTAACACATCTTTACCCTCTACTTCTGAGTGGAAAGTTGATGGGTAGTAAGCCCCTGATGTTGCTACAACAATTTTGCCTGATTTTTGGATGCGATCCCAAGACTCATCCGCAGCTTGCACCTGATGCACAGGCGCCAATAATGCTCCCCCTAAAGTAATCAGGCTAGCAGCAGCCACAATTTTTTTCCATTTCACATTCACCATAATAAACCTCCTAGGTTTTAAGATTTGATTTCATTCTAACACCTAGAACAGTTACTTTCAACTGTTCTGCTCAACAAATATCGATAAACCACGCTGTTACGTATATAAAATAAAACAGTTTTACTATCTGTACCAAAACAAAAGAGGAGCTTGGCTCCTCTTCTTTTCACAAACTATTGATCTTTTTCTTGCTTTTTATCGTCATCCGTCAGTTCATGGACGGTACGTTTGAACGACACAAACATTTTACCAATCGACTCTCCAAGTTCTGGTAATCGCTTAGGACCAAAAATCAAGAGCGCACCTAAGACAATTAAAATTAAACCTGGCGCCCCAATATCACGAAGTAATCCCATCTTGCTTTCCTCCTCTTCTCTTACGATACAAAATCCAATGGCTAATTAAAATACTAATCTCATAGAGTCCCACCAGAGGTACTAACATGGCCAGGTCGCTGACAAAATCAGCTGGCGTTAAGACAACAGCCAATACCAAGAGCACAAAGTAGGCATAGCGACGATAAGCGCTCAACCACTTAGGTGATAGCAAGCCTATATGGGTCAAAAAAGCGACTAAGACTGGCATCTCAAATAGAAAACCTAATGGCAAGGTCACGCCAAAGATGAAATCCAAATAGTTTCCCACTGTAAGCCGCGTTTCGAAGAGCTCTTGACTCCAATTCAAGAGCACCTGTAACAAGGCAGGAGCCACCAAGTAAAAGCCAAAAGCTAATCCCATAATAAAGCAAAGAAAGACAGCTGGCAAGTACCAATAAATGGCACGCAACTCCTCTTGTTTGAGAGCCGGCTTGACATAGGCCCAAATCTGATAGCTAACAAAAGGCAGACTAGCACTTAAGGCTAATAAACTAGCTACTTTTACATAGAGCCAGAGAATTTCATTAGGTCCCAAGGCCAAGAGTGGTTGGTCCAAAAATTGCGTCACTAAATGATAGAAAGGATCTACCAAGAAAATCCCCAGGCAAAACCAGAGAACAAACCAGATGAGAGAAGCAATCAGGCGAGACCTAAATTCTGCCAAATGGCCTACTAGACTGAGATGCTTGCTATCAGCCATCTGTCTTCTCCCCTTTCGACACTAGGAAGAAGATGAGCACCAAGCCCAAAAGGTATAGAGCCTGGCTAGCCACCGTCCACCAAGTTGGGTAAAATCCTAGCCATTCGATGGCCTGTAAGTTGCCCCACACAATTGGATTGGCAGGCAAATACTGGGTGACGATAAGCGTATGGATGCTGACTCCCAAAATCTTGAAGGCTAAGACATAAATCCCAATAGTCAGTATCTTAAAGAGCCAAGGAAGTGATAAGCGATTGGCTAGGTACTTGAGTACCAACCAGACAAGCGCTAAAATCAGCGTAGCTAGGCTAATCCCTAGCAGCATCTCCCAGAAGGAAATCTTAGACAGTATACCCACTAGGAAGAGAATCGTCTCTGCCCCTTCGCGAAAAACAGCTAAGAAACTGACCCCAAATAAGGTCCAAAGGCGACCAGTTCTTTGATAAGCTGCCAGTTGGCGATCAATATAGGCTTGCCAAGAGGCAAGGCTTGAGCTCCGATGTAGCCAAATCCCTACTAGAGTTAAGGTCACTACTGCAAAGAATCCCGTGACAGCTTCAATTAATTCACGTGCCACCCCTGAGAAAATAGTTGGCAGAAGTGCTGTTAATGCCAGAGCCAAGCCAATACTTGCTAAGAGTCCAGCACCCGTCCCTGCATAAACATAAGCTAGGGGGCGTTTGGCCTTGAGGGATTTTAGGCTAGCAACCAGGGCCAAGACGATTAACATAGCCTCTAAGCCTTCGCGCAAGACAATGAGTGAAACATCCCAGTAGGAATACTGGCTAGACTTATTGATCTGCTTAAGATCGTCAATTAGGGCATCTAGCTTGGCTTTGTAAATCGGATCCTGTCCCTTAACCATAATGACGGGCGTTTCTTGCTCAACTCGGGTGTAGAGTCTATAATTGCGAGTCGAAACCTCGCCTTCAATGCTAGGCCAGAGTTCAATGAAGGATTGCATGAGCTGCTTAGCTTGGTTGGTCTGTCCTTTAGTAAAGGCGTCTTTGGCTTTATCTAAAAGTTGTAAACCATCTTTCAAGCTAGCCCCATTTGTGGTTGAAACAGCACTAGCCTCTGTGCCTGTCAGAAAGTCTTGAATGGCTTGCTTCAAGCTACCACTATTCACCTCAATAACTTGGTAATCGACCGGCTCCAACTCTATCGCAGCCCGTAGCAAGGCCAAGGCTGTTTCAATTCGATTGTAATGGGCGCTAGAAGTTGACCGAACAATGCTTTCATTAGCGGTCCAAGCACTATTGACCTGCTTATAAGCCAGTTTAACTGCTTCAATATCTTGCTTGGCAATGGCACTCTCTAATTGATTGAACAGAGGCGTCATTCTTTTCTCAAGCTTAGTCTTAGCAGCAGACTCATCCACTGGATTCTGTTCCTTGTCGAAAGCCAAGAGCGCACGCGAAATGGTCACAAGATTTTCATGAGTCAAATCTGCTTTAGCTGCCTCAATGGCTGACTTAGTTGCTTGACCCGCCGGGCTAGTCGCCTGGCTTTCCTTGGCAAAAGAGCTGTCTAAAGCCTCCAATTTTTGCTGAGCCAGACTGGAGTCACCCTGCTCTAGCGCCTGAGTCGCTTCTGTCACCTGAATAAAATAGGTCTGTAAATCCGTCTTGGCACTAACTAAAGGACTAAAAAACAAAATCGCCATCAAGGCTAGGCAGCTAACGAATCTATTCAAATAGGCTTTGACCAAGATAGCCACCCTCTTCTACTCCCGGGAGGATAGCAAAGAGGCCACTCCCTACATGGGTAATGTATTCATTTAATTTGTCTTTGGTCCCTAGATTCTTCTGGACCTTAATGAATTGCTGGGGATCCTTTTGGAAGGAAATAAAGAGCAAACCCGCATCAAATTGCCCCGTACGCGGATCAATACCGTTGGCATAGGAAAAGGCTCTACGGTATATCTCCTCGCCTACTTCTTTGGCCAGACGGACATGACAATCTTCTGGAATGACGAGGTTGCCCTTGTCGTCTTTGAGTTCCAAATCTACCGGATCAAATTCATCAACTGCCCCAAGAGGCGCCCCACTGTCGCGATGACGTCCAAAGGTATTCTCTTGTTCCTTAAGGCTAGTCCGATCCCAAGTTTCAAGATGCATTTGCACACGCCGCACAATCAGATAGGTCCCATTTTTCATCCAATTGTCTTGGTCACACCAAATCACACGGTCAAAATCATCTTGACTGGTTACATTAGCGGTTCCGTCCTTAAAGCCAAAGAGATTACGAGGGGTAGAACCCTGGCTGGTAATCGCGGCGTAGCCTGTCTGGCTCCATTTAAGGGTCAGGTGTTCTCGTCCCTTGCGTAGCAAATTACGAACCGCATGAAAGGCCACCTGGGCATCTTCAGCACAAGCCTGGATACAAATATCTCCGCCTGTAAAAGCTTCTTGCAATTGGTCCCGGGCAAACTTAGGTAGATCCTCAAGCTCAGGCAATTTTTTGCCAGTTAAATTTAGTTTTTCTAAGAAACTAGGGCTGACCCCTACTGTAATGGTAAGGCGCTCAGTCCCCATACCAACAGCCTCACCAGTATCGGTGGGAGGTAGCATGGTATTAGATTTATAAGCCTCGACCAGCTCACCCTGCATCATGCGAGCAATATAGGCTGTCCAAGACTTGAAAATACCACGAATCGTCTCCAAATCTTCCGTCGCCAAATCCAAGACAGCAAAATAGACCTGACGCTGAATGGGTGTGGTGATACCTGACTGACGCTTACCATAAAATGGAATTGCTTGGTTTGCCTCTTCCAGGGCTAGAGCATCCTTGGGTGAAGTCCCACCAAAAAGTAATTTCATGATGCTCGGAGTCATCATGGCTCCTGCTCCCATCATGCCCGCCTTTTTGATAAAATCACGGCGAGAAATGGGTTTATCATACCATTTTTCGTCTGCTTTAGCGACCACTTTCATCAGCCTCCAAGATAACGGCCATTTGCGATAGGGGTTCTCCTAACTTAGTGACTGCCTCAGCTAGGGCTTTGGTTTCTTTCTCGTTTAATTCTGTATAGAGTTTGTAGTGGTCAGCATCCACTTTGTGGCTAGCCAAGAGATCATTGACTGCCTTGAATTTTTCAGTTAGGTTCTTGGCCAATTCAGGATCCTTAGCAGAAATTTTGTCCTTAAAGATGCTAAAAATCTTTTCTGCTCCCGCAATATTAGCTTCAAAATCATAGAGGTCTGTATGAGAATAGATTTCTTCTTCGCCGGTGATCTTGCTAGTAGCCACTTCATTCAGTAAGTCCACGGCGCCTGTCAGCATGTTTTCAGGTGTTACCTCCACTGTCGCGACTTTGGCCTTAAGCTCCTTAATATCATCTACTAGCTGTTTTGCATAGGACACTGCAGGCTCGGTCTTGCCCTCTTCCCACAGGATTTGTTCAATTTTGTGGAATCCAGACCAACCTTCTTCGGTTTGATTATCCTCTACATAGTCTGCTAGACGGTAGTCAATTTTAACATCAGAT
This genomic window contains:
- a CDS encoding TetR/AcrR family transcriptional regulator; protein product: MDKKQALKLAAYEVFSKKGYKATGISEIAKQASMAVGSFYNYYDSKEAIFLDIYIDENNRARQAMIEEIDWQMDMVELVSQIFGRSRSLVSSNKILKEWYNPAIADELHGYYSSQEGKVSNPFHNFLVETFTSRMLAEGYSQDKIQDILRVYNLFYYMDMQITEQDVPDLSRTLEILATNFVKGVLK
- a CDS encoding LrgB family protein; amino-acid sequence: MTANFWENPLFGLGLSILAYYLGMRLNRRWPHPLTTPLLIATILIIVVLKLTGIPYHAYYVGGSYLNTLIVPSTVALGIPLYKTFHLMKHHIRSILLGTSIAVLINTTFTALLAKLFGMDFFLAISLFPKSVTTAMAVGIIDKMQGMTTVTLVVVVATGILTSVLGPVVLKVLKIEDHVAVGLALGGTGHAVGTGTAFKYGQVAGAMAGLAIGVTGLLYVFISPLIAALILSN
- a CDS encoding CidA/LrgA family protein gives rise to the protein MKLYVQFMIIVLLAFIGEGISTYFQLPIPGSIIGLILLFLALEFKLLRLRHVNAVGNFLLANMTILFLPAAVGIMDRYEVIAPFLGPIVLIIVGAIVLNIVVIALVVNYVKNRYEGNYEDRFVDDFTEEVN
- the gpmA gene encoding 2,3-diphosphoglycerate-dependent phosphoglycerate mutase, translating into MKQLVLIRHGESEWNRLNLFTGWTDVELTDKGLAEAHEAGRQLKAAGFDFDLAYTSYLKRAIHTLDAVLNELDRSWLPVHKAWQLNERHYGALQGLNKVETAEKYGEEQVKIWRRSFDVLPPSLEASDDRNPRLQDQYRRVPTEESLPLAESLATTIERVVPYFESVIRPQMAEGQRIIIAAHGNSLRALVKYFDKLSSDQIMEVNIPTGVPLVYEFDDNFQAIKHYYLGDQEALAAKMSAVANQGKLAH
- a CDS encoding class I SAM-dependent methyltransferase, which translates into the protein MTLIVTTAIDKEPGLVKRAQELAQLYGGIYQDRGKRTMKQIYCQAEGALVLNKNELIYYDAEGQKLFFHPNTAWLRALNGRDPLLEALACPTGASVLDATMGMASDSLVMQYFGYQVTALEFNPLVHLIVSDGLSRFVMEDSRFTQAMRDLVTYCQDYQTYLAQAKDKSIDCVYFDPMFKVGIEESKNLDGIRLLANRQPLTEEALEQAKRVARHRVVVKAHYQDPIFEDLGMTRIKRPNTKFHYGYYQC
- a CDS encoding amino acid ABC transporter permease, with product MTHWLLTIKWHYIFNPELALKGLPTVLQGLGNTLTLSLASFLLATLGGLCLALLRLAPLRGLRAIAIAYISFFRGVPLLVTLFFIYYGLPLMGIVMSAFTAAILGLSITASAYTAEIIRAGIEGVEKGQWEAAFAVGLSYRQSLRYVVIPQATRLAIPPLSNVMLDLVKSSSIAAIISVPEIFQKAKVVGASEHDFMTMYILVAVIYWLICTAYSLVQAKLERRFALDI
- a CDS encoding transporter substrate-binding domain-containing protein, which translates into the protein MVNVKWKKIVAAASLITLGGALLAPVHQVQAADESWDRIQKSGKIVVATSGAYYPSTFHSEVEGKDVLTGYDIEILRKVAEKLNLELEFKEMNTDGMLTAIKSGQADIVANDYDITPKREKEFLFSTPIKYSFGSIVVRESDDSGIKSLDDFKGKKAAGEATTKYMAIAEAKGAEAVTYDNGTLEQYIADIHNGRTDFIPNDYYVQTIAIKNANKLFPDFKTKVGNVFYNPSKAAFVLNKESVTLQEKINQVLEEMRKDGSLAELSKKFYEGEDVSTEKEEIGGKKLKDLPVVEVDR
- a CDS encoding twin-arginine translocase TatA/TatE family subunit produces the protein MGLLRDIGAPGLILIVLGALLIFGPKRLPELGESIGKMFVSFKRTVHELTDDDKKQEKDQ
- the tatC gene encoding twin-arginine translocase subunit TatC: MADSKHLSLVGHLAEFRSRLIASLIWFVLWFCLGIFLVDPFYHLVTQFLDQPLLALGPNEILWLYVKVASLLALSASLPFVSYQIWAYVKPALKQEELRAIYWYLPAVFLCFIMGLAFGFYLVAPALLQVLLNWSQELFETRLTVGNYLDFIFGVTLPLGFLFEMPVLVAFLTHIGLLSPKWLSAYRRYAYFVLLVLAVVLTPADFVSDLAMLVPLVGLYEISILISHWILYRKRRGGKQDGITS
- a CDS encoding FTR1 family iron permease, coding for MVKAYLNRFVSCLALMAILFFSPLVSAKTDLQTYFIQVTEATQALEQGDSSLAQQKLEALDSSFAKESQATSPAGQATKSAIEAAKADLTHENLVTISRALLAFDKEQNPVDESAAKTKLEKRMTPLFNQLESAIAKQDIEAVKLAYKQVNSAWTANESIVRSTSSAHYNRIETALALLRAAIELEPVDYQVIEVNSGSLKQAIQDFLTGTEASAVSTTNGASLKDGLQLLDKAKDAFTKGQTNQAKQLMQSFIELWPSIEGEVSTRNYRLYTRVEQETPVIMVKGQDPIYKAKLDALIDDLKQINKSSQYSYWDVSLIVLREGLEAMLIVLALVASLKSLKAKRPLAYVYAGTGAGLLASIGLALALTALLPTIFSGVARELIEAVTGFFAVVTLTLVGIWLHRSSSLASWQAYIDRQLAAYQRTGRLWTLFGVSFLAVFREGAETILFLVGILSKISFWEMLLGISLATLILALVWLVLKYLANRLSLPWLFKILTIGIYVLAFKILGVSIHTLIVTQYLPANPIVWGNLQAIEWLGFYPTWWTVASQALYLLGLVLIFFLVSKGEKTDG
- the efeB gene encoding iron uptake transporter deferrochelatase/peroxidase subunit; translated protein: MVAKADEKWYDKPISRRDFIKKAGMMGAGAMMTPSIMKLLFGGTSPKDALALEEANQAIPFYGKRQSGITTPIQRQVYFAVLDLATEDLETIRGIFKSWTAYIARMMQGELVEAYKSNTMLPPTDTGEAVGMGTERLTITVGVSPSFLEKLNLTGKKLPELEDLPKFARDQLQEAFTGGDICIQACAEDAQVAFHAVRNLLRKGREHLTLKWSQTGYAAITSQGSTPRNLFGFKDGTANVTSQDDFDRVIWCDQDNWMKNGTYLIVRRVQMHLETWDRTSLKEQENTFGRHRDSGAPLGAVDEFDPVDLELKDDKGNLVIPEDCHVRLAKEVGEEIYRRAFSYANGIDPRTGQFDAGLLFISFQKDPQQFIKVQKNLGTKDKLNEYITHVGSGLFAILPGVEEGGYLGQSLFE
- a CDS encoding EfeM/EfeO family lipoprotein, whose amino-acid sequence is MKKNWKKLAVLTLLGAQVATVSLTSYSVLAEESISAQSVDLSAETEAYKKFVSAEIDQLLKDTENFAKLIQEGKLDEAKKVYPLIRKAYERSEPIAELFAESDVKIDYRLADYVEDNQTEEGWSGFHKIEQILWEEGKTEPAVSYAKQLVDDIKELKAKVATVEVTPENMLTGAVDLLNEVATSKITGEEEIYSHTDLYDFEANIAGAEKIFSIFKDKISAKDPELAKNLTEKFKAVNDLLASHKVDADHYKLYTELNEKETKALAEAVTKLGEPLSQMAVILEADESGR